From the genome of Fusobacterium varium, one region includes:
- a CDS encoding ethanolamine catabolic microcompartment shell protein EutN encodes MNGIVTGKEIVSIDSVGAGIGDQVLVTEGSVSMYAFGGDNVPIDSAIVAIIDTIEQN; translated from the coding sequence ATGAATGGAATAGTAACAGGAAAAGAAATAGTAAGTATAGATAGTGTAGGAGCAGGGATAGGAGATCAGGTTCTTGTAACTGAAGGAAGTGTATCTATGTATGCTTTTGGTGGGGATAATGTTCCAATAGATTCAGCCATAGTTGCTATAATTGATACTATAGAACAGAATTAG
- a CDS encoding antitoxin HipB → MSKWTMIYDECYEEIVQEIRKTREERYTQKEFSKKLGISQKTVSCYENCINEMNIKLLVEICQILDINFLKVMEIFFKAYNPKKKREK, encoded by the coding sequence ATGAGTAAATGGACAATGATTTATGATGAATGTTATGAGGAAATAGTTCAGGAAATAAGAAAAACTAGGGAAGAGAGATATACTCAAAAGGAATTTTCTAAAAAATTAGGGATATCACAAAAAACAGTAAGCTGTTATGAAAATTGTATAAACGAAATGAATATAAAGCTACTTGTAGAAATTTGTCAAATATTAGATATAAATTTTCTAAAAGTAATGGAAATATTTTTTAAGGCATACAATCCAAAGAAAAAGAGGGAAAAATAA
- a CDS encoding PduT-like ethanolamine utilization protein → MKKSLILLEFKNISTGFFVLDEITKNFNVDIEILRLLCPGRYMIICSGNQGEIENLRKYINEIKENEKHKHITERLVSGVDEELLKKINRNVKFSDDVKSLGILEFSNTIQAIETADFIEDESPVEILTIKIGLGMCNKGIVIFTGDTSSVVNIVERIEKMGLKELISSEVINSPNREFLNNFRF, encoded by the coding sequence ATGAAGAAATCATTGATTCTGTTGGAATTTAAAAATATAAGCACAGGATTTTTTGTATTAGATGAGATAACTAAAAATTTTAATGTAGATATAGAAATTCTAAGACTTTTATGTCCAGGACGATACATGATAATATGCAGTGGAAATCAGGGAGAAATAGAAAATCTTAGAAAATATATAAATGAAATTAAAGAAAATGAAAAACATAAGCATATAACTGAGCGTTTGGTCAGTGGAGTAGATGAAGAACTTTTGAAGAAAATAAATAGAAATGTAAAATTTTCTGATGATGTAAAAAGTTTGGGAATTCTTGAATTTTCAAATACTATACAAGCTATAGAAACAGCTGATTTTATAGAAGATGAAAGTCCAGTGGAAATACTGACTATAAAAATAGGACTGGGTATGTGTAATAAAGGAATTGTTATATTTACAGGAGATACGTCATCTGTAGTAAATATTGTAGAGAGAATAGAAAAAATGGGATTGAAGGAATTAATCTCTTCAGAAGTAATAAATTCACCAAACAGGGAATTTTTAAATAACTTTCGTTTCTAA
- the gla gene encoding Glyceroaquaporin has product MNVYLAEFIGTAIIIFFGGGVVANVSLTKSKAQGAGWMVITAAWALGITTAVYTVGWISGAHLNPALSIALAVIGALKWEYLLGYIVAQILGAMFGSLLVFLTFKLHFDEEENQEALLGIFCTGPAIRNYFWNVVTEILATAMFVFGVLGIGNAKNTAVAFTLSNGAEASGNIGILGGLLVGFLVWAIGMSFGGPTGYAINPARDLGPRIMHAILPIKHKGSSDWAYAWVPIVAPIIGAVAGALLYTAVFN; this is encoded by the coding sequence ATGAATGTATATTTAGCAGAATTTATAGGAACAGCCATTATTATTTTTTTCGGGGGAGGAGTAGTAGCAAATGTTTCATTGACAAAATCTAAGGCACAGGGAGCTGGGTGGATGGTAATCACAGCAGCGTGGGCTTTAGGTATAACTACAGCAGTATATACAGTAGGTTGGATAAGTGGGGCACATCTTAATCCAGCATTGTCTATAGCTTTAGCTGTAATAGGAGCTTTGAAATGGGAATATCTTCTTGGATATATAGTGGCACAGATTCTTGGAGCTATGTTTGGAAGTCTTTTAGTATTTTTAACTTTTAAATTGCATTTTGATGAAGAGGAAAACCAAGAAGCTTTACTTGGAATATTCTGTACAGGGCCAGCTATAAGAAATTATTTTTGGAATGTTGTAACAGAGATACTTGCCACAGCTATGTTTGTTTTTGGAGTTCTAGGAATAGGAAATGCAAAAAATACAGCAGTTGCTTTTACACTGTCTAATGGAGCAGAGGCTTCAGGAAATATTGGAATATTGGGAGGACTTTTAGTGGGATTTCTAGTATGGGCAATAGGTATGAGCTTTGGTGGACCTACTGGATATGCTATTAATCCAGCAAGAGATTTAGGGCCTAGAATAATGCATGCTATTCTTCCAATAAAACATAAAGGAAGTTCAGATTGGGCATATGCCTGGGTGCCAATTGTAGCACCAATAATAGGAGCAGTTGCAGGAGCTCTTCTATATACAGCTGTTTTCAATTAA
- the adhE_1 gene encoding Aldehyde-alcohol dehydrogenase: MNLEANNMDEIVALIMKELKKTDIKTVCQSCENPKNGVFSSMDEAITAAKKAQEILFSSRLEMREKIVASIREVMKDYVLELAELGVKETGMGRVADKALKHQVTIEKTPGVEDLKAFAFSGDDGLTVMELSPYGVIGAITPSTNPSETIICNSIGMISAGNSIVFAPHPGAKRTSIKTVEIINEAVRKVGGPENLVVTIAEPSIENTNKMMANPDIKMLVATGGPGVVKSVMSSGKKAIGAGAGNPPVLVDETADIEKAAKDIVAGCSFDNNLPCIAEKEVVAVDSITDYLIFEMQKNGAYLIKDKAVIERLAGMVLKNGSPNRAYVGKDASYILKDLGINVGDEIRVIIAETDKEHPFAVEELLMPILPIIRVKNALEGIEVSKKLEHGLRHTAMIHSKNIDVLTKYARDMETTILVKNGPSFAGIGVGGEGHTTFTIAGPTGEGLTSAKSFARNRRCVLVGGLSIK, from the coding sequence ATGAACTTAGAAGCAAATAACATGGATGAAATAGTAGCTTTGATAATGAAAGAATTGAAAAAAACAGATATAAAAACTGTATGTCAAAGTTGTGAAAATCCAAAAAATGGAGTTTTTTCTTCAATGGACGAAGCTATTACAGCTGCAAAGAAAGCACAAGAGATTCTTTTTAGTTCAAGGTTGGAGATGAGAGAAAAAATAGTTGCTTCTATTAGAGAAGTGATGAAAGATTATGTTCTTGAACTGGCAGAACTTGGAGTAAAGGAAACTGGTATGGGAAGAGTGGCTGATAAGGCTCTGAAACATCAGGTAACAATAGAAAAGACTCCTGGAGTTGAAGATTTGAAAGCTTTTGCTTTCAGTGGTGACGACGGACTTACAGTTATGGAACTTTCGCCATATGGAGTTATTGGAGCAATAACACCATCAACTAACCCAAGTGAAACAATAATATGTAATTCAATAGGAATGATATCAGCAGGAAATTCTATTGTATTTGCACCACACCCAGGAGCTAAAAGAACTTCTATAAAAACTGTGGAAATAATTAATGAAGCTGTAAGAAAAGTAGGAGGACCAGAAAACCTTGTAGTGACTATTGCTGAACCAAGCATAGAAAATACAAATAAAATGATGGCAAATCCAGATATTAAAATGCTGGTAGCTACTGGTGGACCAGGAGTAGTAAAAAGTGTAATGTCAAGTGGAAAAAAAGCTATTGGAGCAGGAGCAGGGAATCCTCCAGTATTAGTTGATGAAACTGCAGATATAGAAAAAGCAGCAAAAGATATAGTTGCAGGATGCAGTTTTGACAATAATCTTCCATGTATTGCAGAAAAAGAAGTAGTAGCAGTAGATTCTATAACAGATTATCTTATTTTTGAAATGCAGAAAAATGGAGCATATTTAATAAAAGATAAGGCAGTTATAGAAAGACTTGCAGGAATGGTATTAAAAAATGGATCTCCTAACAGAGCATATGTTGGAAAAGATGCTTCATATATTCTAAAAGATTTAGGAATAAATGTTGGAGATGAAATAAGAGTAATTATAGCAGAAACTGATAAGGAACACCCATTTGCTGTAGAGGAACTACTAATGCCTATACTTCCTATCATTAGAGTTAAAAATGCTTTGGAAGGAATAGAAGTATCAAAAAAATTGGAACATGGACTTAGACATACAGCTATGATACATTCTAAAAATATAGACGTACTTACAAAATATGCAAGAGATATGGAAACTACTATATTAGTAAAAAATGGACCTTCTTTTGCAGGTATTGGTGTAGGTGGAGAGGGACATACGACATTTACTATAGCAGGACCTACTGGAGAAGGGCTTACATCAGCTAAGAGTTTTGCTAGAAACAGAAGATGTGTTTTAGTCGGAGGTTTGTCTATAAAATAA
- a CDS encoding ethanolamine utilization protein has protein sequence MNFDMMVDYIVKEVLKKIESQETIYRVEKNRGLVVINGGTGNLGQIMLELEKIKQKYELDIVFSKAGEEIVTKEKFQNFNVINDFGMKTCESLLKKNEIILLPLLTKNSCAKIAVGIRDNAVTYLISKALLAQKEIVAVYDSCIADNETAYADQINFNIEKLKSYGIKFVRSSELSDYILNRRNLEVNSLKEKKIITAEDIYDMNNKKIIVSKGTIITTLAREKAENNGIIFESEK, from the coding sequence ATGAATTTTGATATGATGGTAGATTATATTGTCAAGGAAGTATTGAAGAAAATAGAATCACAGGAAACAATATATAGAGTAGAAAAGAATAGAGGTTTGGTTGTAATCAATGGAGGAACTGGAAATCTTGGACAAATTATGCTGGAACTTGAAAAAATAAAGCAAAAGTATGAGTTGGATATAGTTTTTTCAAAGGCAGGAGAAGAGATAGTAACAAAAGAAAAATTTCAGAATTTTAATGTTATTAATGATTTTGGTATGAAAACTTGTGAATCTCTTTTAAAAAAGAATGAGATAATACTCCTTCCATTACTTACAAAAAACAGCTGTGCTAAAATTGCTGTTGGAATTAGGGACAATGCAGTGACTTATCTTATTTCAAAAGCTCTGCTGGCTCAGAAAGAAATAGTAGCAGTATATGATTCTTGTATAGCAGATAATGAAACAGCATATGCAGACCAAATTAATTTTAATATAGAAAAATTAAAAAGTTATGGAATTAAATTTGTAAGAAGCAGTGAATTATCTGACTATATCTTAAATAGAAGAAATTTAGAAGTAAATTCTTTAAAAGAAAAGAAAATAATCACTGCTGAAGATATTTATGATATGAACAATAAAAAAATTATAGTATCTAAGGGTACAATTATTACAACTCTGGCAAGAGAAAAAGCTGAAAATAATGGAATTATTTTTGAAAGTGAAAAATAA
- a CDS encoding Protein of uncharacterised function (DUF2589), with product MIKCYPWKVRKSQNDQSLSDITRGLLYSANAAQQILNNHYIESIGKYFDEDGNPIMYNFKVQDNKKASIPLLALTEPKGLRLKEIEIELNVRIDEGKVKTKEGIPEEDEVRYADRTSFEVTLAPTSDNTKGRTSNNIGIKLKFEEQDNPEGIERIMDEFRNRPLLYALIDEEGNEEDIEEEEEIEEAPKRKNSLKKKNKKVVYDEDEE from the coding sequence ATGATAAAATGTTATCCATGGAAAGTTAGAAAGTCGCAAAATGACCAATCCCTTTCAGATATAACAAGAGGACTTCTTTATTCAGCTAATGCTGCTCAGCAAATATTAAATAATCATTATATTGAATCTATAGGAAAGTACTTTGATGAAGATGGAAATCCTATAATGTATAATTTTAAAGTACAGGATAATAAAAAAGCAAGTATTCCTCTTTTGGCTTTGACAGAACCTAAAGGATTAAGACTTAAAGAAATAGAAATAGAGCTTAATGTAAGAATAGATGAGGGAAAAGTAAAGACTAAAGAGGGGATTCCTGAAGAAGATGAAGTAAGATATGCTGATAGAACCAGTTTTGAAGTTACCCTTGCTCCTACCAGTGATAATACTAAAGGAAGAACTTCAAATAATATAGGAATAAAATTAAAGTTTGAAGAGCAGGATAATCCAGAGGGAATAGAAAGAATAATGGACGAATTTAGAAATAGACCTCTTTTGTATGCCTTAATTGATGAAGAGGGAAATGAAGAGGATATTGAAGAGGAAGAAGAAATAGAGGAAGCTCCAAAGAGAAAAAATTCTTTAAAGAAAAAGAATAAAAAAGTTGTATATGATGAAGATGAGGAATAA
- the yvqK_1 gene encoding Cob(I)yrinic acid a,c-diamide adenosyltransferase — protein sequence MYKFIIPGENIESAALHVARTVVRRSERKIVALKESEEVAPEILKYINRVSDVLFVLARAVEDEEAVRHISKAIIEKLDIYEKRIFYL from the coding sequence TTGTATAAATTTATCATTCCGGGAGAAAATATTGAGTCTGCTGCTCTTCATGTAGCAAGAACAGTAGTGAGAAGAAGTGAAAGAAAAATAGTAGCTCTAAAAGAGAGTGAGGAAGTAGCTCCAGAAATATTAAAATATATAAATCGAGTTTCAGATGTACTTTTTGTTTTAGCCAGAGCAGTAGAAGATGAGGAAGCAGTAAGGCATATTTCAAAAGCTATTATAGAAAAACTTGATATATATGAAAAAAGAATCTTTTATCTCTAG
- the yvqK_2 gene encoding Cob(I)yrinic acid a,c-diamide adenosyltransferase, with translation MKEVYTNLIKVYTKKGDSGETGLYGGSRISKNDIKVDTYGNIDESAAFIGAARALVKIKR, from the coding sequence ATGAAAGAAGTCTACACCAATTTAATAAAGGTATATACTAAAAAAGGTGATTCTGGAGAAACAGGATTATATGGTGGAAGCAGAATATCAAAAAATGATATTAAAGTGGATACATATGGAAATATAGATGAATCTGCTGCATTCATAGGAGCTGCCAGAGCATTGGTAAAAATAAAGAGATAA
- a CDS encoding Domain of uncharacterised function (DUF1904) encodes MPHLKVRGMDKKVLIENSKEIIDGLTEIIKCDRTWFTIEHIDTEYIYDGKIVDGYTFVELYWFERTPEVKATVGEFLTKAIKKINGDKDCCIIFFPLLGENYCDNGIFF; translated from the coding sequence ATGCCACATTTAAAAGTTAGAGGAATGGACAAAAAAGTTTTAATTGAAAACAGCAAGGAGATAATCGATGGTCTTACTGAAATAATCAAGTGTGACAGAACTTGGTTTACTATTGAACATATTGATACTGAGTATATTTATGATGGAAAAATAGTAGATGGATACACATTTGTGGAATTATACTGGTTTGAAAGAACTCCAGAAGTAAAAGCTACAGTGGGAGAGTTTTTAACAAAAGCTATAAAAAAAATAAATGGAGATAAGGATTGCTGTATTATCTTCTTCCCTCTTCTTGGAGAAAACTACTGTGATAACGGGATATTTTTCTAA
- the yaaA gene encoding Protein of uncharacterised function (DUF328), translated as MKIIFSPSKEMRDNEILSLPSSPVFFKEKNFELLKKLQSFSKEEIAEIMKIKGKLLEETFENIKNFDSLKAVSALSLYNGVSFKNLELEKYSKDNIEYANNTLLILSAFYGVLRPSDYVRKYRLDMTMKIDSTSLYSFWNRIVTDYIINLLQKDSDKVLINLASGEYSKMIERKNFPYKIIDIDFKENKNGKFQSVSSFAKQGRGSMLNYLIKNKINDAEKIKEYSELGYSLNIELSDNNKFIFTR; from the coding sequence ATGAAGATTATATTTTCACCAAGTAAAGAAATGAGAGATAATGAAATATTATCTCTCCCCTCTTCTCCTGTATTTTTCAAAGAAAAAAATTTTGAACTTCTAAAAAAACTTCAAAGTTTTTCAAAAGAAGAAATTGCAGAAATTATGAAGATAAAAGGTAAACTCTTAGAAGAAACTTTTGAAAATATAAAAAATTTTGATTCTCTGAAGGCTGTTTCTGCACTTTCATTATATAATGGAGTTTCTTTTAAAAACTTAGAACTAGAAAAATATAGTAAAGACAATATAGAATACGCCAATAATACTCTGCTTATTCTTTCTGCTTTTTATGGAGTTTTACGTCCTTCTGACTATGTAAGAAAATATAGACTGGATATGACTATGAAGATAGATTCAACCTCTTTATATTCTTTTTGGAATAGAATAGTTACAGACTATATTATAAATCTTTTACAAAAGGACTCTGATAAAGTTCTAATCAATCTTGCTTCAGGAGAATATTCTAAAATGATAGAAAGAAAAAATTTTCCTTATAAAATTATTGATATTGATTTTAAAGAAAATAAAAATGGAAAATTTCAATCTGTAAGCAGTTTTGCAAAGCAAGGAAGAGGAAGTATGCTCAATTATCTTATCAAAAATAAGATTAATGATGCTGAAAAAATCAAAGAATATTCTGAACTTGGGTATTCACTTAACATTGAACTATCTGATAATAATAAATTTATTTTTACAAGATAG
- a CDS encoding Protein of uncharacterised function (DUF2589): MSETFTGNQLKAIPIESLVASPLVAVVDAQKQLSASMYNFIKEVALDENGNVKNVNFNYSAVENGERVEKTISAPFIAMTGIPNLSMELVTIDFEMEISTSDTSTSSTDVGASVSGGCFGVKFSGSVSHKSEQTRKSDTRSKYTFHVEARKQETPEPLMRIIEAITNDVTKPAQVTDGNAPRNTESIINSAA; encoded by the coding sequence ATGTCAGAAACATTTACAGGAAATCAATTAAAAGCAATACCAATAGAATCATTAGTAGCAAGTCCATTAGTAGCAGTAGTAGATGCACAAAAACAATTAAGTGCTTCTATGTACAATTTTATCAAAGAGGTAGCTCTTGATGAAAATGGAAATGTAAAAAATGTTAATTTTAATTATTCAGCAGTTGAAAATGGAGAGAGAGTAGAAAAAACAATTTCTGCACCATTCATAGCAATGACTGGGATTCCAAACTTATCAATGGAACTAGTAACAATAGATTTTGAAATGGAAATTTCTACTTCAGATACAAGTACAAGTTCTACTGATGTAGGAGCAAGTGTTTCAGGAGGTTGTTTTGGAGTAAAATTTAGTGGTAGTGTATCACATAAATCAGAGCAGACAAGAAAATCAGATACAAGATCTAAATATACTTTCCATGTAGAAGCTAGAAAGCAAGAAACACCAGAACCATTGATGAGAATAATTGAAGCAATAACTAATGATGTAACTAAACCAGCTCAAGTAACAGATGGAAATGCACCTAGAAATACAGAAAGTATTATAAATAGTGCTGCCTAA
- a CDS encoding Bacterial DNA-binding protein: protein MEELKIHTIYGKVVLNNWGVFEKKEVKARKIVTPQMKEAVIIEAKKKI from the coding sequence ATGGAGGAACTAAAGATACATACTATCTATGGAAAAGTAGTATTAAATAATTGGGGAGTATTTGAGAAAAAAGAAGTAAAAGCAAGAAAAATAGTGACACCTCAAATGAAAGAAGCAGTAATAATTGAAGCAAAGAAAAAGATATGA
- a CDS encoding Uncharacterized conserved protein has protein sequence MESGKNKAKEMGKDFVLAVVNSEGNLILEEKMDNAILASIEIAMKKAYTAAALKIETSELAKLVQPNGSLYGLQTDQRYVVFGGGSLLRKSGEIVGAIGVSGGTVDEDMTVAKACVEAFCKS, from the coding sequence GTGGAATCTGGAAAAAATAAAGCAAAAGAGATGGGAAAAGATTTTGTTTTAGCAGTTGTTAATTCAGAAGGAAATCTCATATTAGAAGAAAAAATGGATAATGCTATATTGGCAAGTATAGAAATAGCAATGAAAAAAGCATATACAGCAGCAGCTTTAAAAATAGAAACATCAGAGCTTGCGAAATTAGTTCAGCCTAATGGATCTCTATATGGACTTCAAACAGATCAAAGATATGTAGTTTTTGGTGGGGGTTCTCTATTGAGAAAAAGTGGAGAGATAGTAGGAGCAATAGGTGTGAGCGGAGGAACAGTAGATGAAGATATGACAGTTGCAAAAGCTTGCGTAGAAGCTTTTTGTAAAAGTTAG
- the ptrA_1 gene encoding Protease 3 precursor, with protein MQKFKRYVFAVLLFIFSITVFSKPLENSSNLITGKLPNGITYYIYKNKKPEEKAELNLVVKAGSLYEEEQEQGLAHFLEHMAFNGTTKYEKNDMIKYLQSLGLNFGGDLNAYTSFDRTVYKLQIPSSTSKDIEKGVEVLREWATEVTLAPDQVASEKKVIIEEWRLRQGLSQRLGDIHKKAIFGNSRYFDRFPIGLTETINGATSEILKVFYDKWYLPENMSVIAVGDFDPIQVENIIKKYFNYTSDKKYTVPEDYKLAELENKYIVFTDPEITYNTFYMTKILDRTIANTEEGMKANIIDQLLFNILNTRLSNLCKLDNSPLMESLVYKYSINNHSDIFSTVASIRDGRVEEGTALLNAALKTSVIKGINKTELELEKKNIYNSYKALVANKESIQHGTYIDALVEYVMSGDSFLDIDKEFELFSQELADIKLSDLNKRMEEIYNANTLYFITAPSNGKNIPNDKQLEKIMTESRESKDNLLNFSSAAVELPPIQVVNGKIIESSDGSFILSNGIKVLSKSTDFDKDKIYIKLFKKEGSSVDTYPEYLNSLFSSDLIISSGVANISPNDLENFMKGKNFSLSPYINDYEQGFSITTDRENLIPALEYMSYTIKEPKIDDIIFKTTMENTKESILNRNNSPRAVYNDEISKIYSGNNQRRLPLSLEDLKMINKDEALNEFKKKFDDFNGYNLLIVGSFDEKELPTLLEKYFASLPNSEKVISPKPLDLKIPKNIVKKKW; from the coding sequence GCTTTTTATATTTTCTATAACTGTTTTTTCAAAACCTTTAGAAAATAGCTCAAACCTAATCACTGGAAAACTTCCCAATGGAATAACTTATTACATATATAAAAATAAAAAACCTGAAGAAAAAGCTGAACTTAATCTTGTGGTAAAAGCTGGTTCTTTATATGAAGAGGAGCAGGAACAAGGACTTGCTCATTTTCTTGAGCATATGGCTTTTAATGGTACTACAAAATATGAAAAAAACGATATGATTAAATACCTTCAGTCCCTTGGTTTAAATTTTGGTGGAGATCTCAATGCCTATACCTCTTTTGATAGAACTGTATATAAACTTCAAATCCCTTCATCTACATCTAAAGATATAGAAAAAGGAGTAGAAGTTCTTAGAGAATGGGCAACTGAAGTAACTTTGGCACCTGATCAAGTAGCAAGTGAAAAAAAAGTTATAATAGAAGAATGGAGATTAAGACAAGGACTTTCACAAAGACTTGGAGATATTCACAAAAAAGCTATCTTTGGTAATTCAAGATACTTTGATAGATTTCCAATAGGGCTTACTGAAACTATTAATGGAGCCACTTCTGAAATTTTAAAAGTTTTTTATGATAAATGGTATCTTCCTGAAAATATGTCTGTAATTGCTGTTGGCGACTTTGATCCTATTCAAGTAGAAAATATAATTAAAAAATATTTTAATTATACAAGTGATAAGAAATATACAGTTCCTGAAGATTATAAACTTGCTGAATTAGAAAATAAGTACATAGTTTTTACTGATCCTGAAATTACATATAATACTTTTTATATGACAAAGATTTTAGATAGAACTATAGCTAATACTGAAGAGGGAATGAAAGCAAATATTATTGATCAGCTTCTTTTTAATATTCTCAATACAAGACTATCTAATCTTTGCAAATTAGATAATTCTCCTCTTATGGAAAGCCTTGTATATAAATATTCTATCAATAATCATAGTGATATTTTCAGCACAGTTGCTAGTATAAGAGATGGAAGAGTAGAGGAGGGAACTGCCCTTCTTAATGCAGCTTTAAAAACTTCTGTAATAAAAGGAATAAATAAAACAGAACTTGAATTAGAAAAGAAAAATATTTATAACAGTTATAAAGCTTTAGTTGCTAATAAAGAAAGTATTCAACATGGAACATATATAGATGCTCTTGTTGAATATGTAATGTCTGGAGATAGTTTTCTTGATATTGATAAAGAATTTGAATTATTTTCACAAGAATTAGCTGATATAAAACTATCTGATCTTAATAAAAGAATGGAAGAGATATATAATGCCAATACTCTTTATTTTATAACTGCACCTTCTAATGGAAAGAATATTCCAAATGACAAACAACTTGAAAAAATAATGACTGAAAGCAGAGAATCAAAAGATAATTTACTAAACTTCTCTTCAGCAGCTGTAGAACTTCCACCTATTCAGGTTGTAAATGGAAAAATAATTGAATCTTCTGATGGTAGCTTCATTCTTTCCAATGGAATAAAAGTATTATCTAAATCTACAGATTTTGACAAAGATAAAATATATATAAAGCTGTTTAAGAAAGAAGGAAGCTCTGTTGATACATACCCTGAATATTTAAATTCGCTTTTCAGCAGTGACCTGATAATCAGTTCTGGTGTAGCTAATATTTCACCAAATGATTTAGAAAATTTCATGAAGGGAAAAAATTTCAGTCTTTCTCCATATATTAATGACTATGAGCAGGGGTTCTCCATTACAACAGACAGGGAAAATCTTATTCCTGCTTTGGAATATATGAGTTATACTATAAAAGAACCTAAAATTGATGACATAATATTTAAAACAACAATGGAAAATACAAAAGAAAGTATACTTAATAGAAATAATTCTCCAAGAGCTGTATACAATGATGAAATTTCTAAAATCTACAGTGGAAATAATCAAAGAAGACTTCCACTATCTCTTGAAGATTTGAAAATGATTAATAAAGATGAAGCTTTAAATGAATTTAAAAAGAAATTTGATGATTTTAATGGCTATAATTTATTAATAGTTGGTTCATTTGATGAAAAAGAACTTCCAACATTACTTGAGAAATATTTCGCTTCACTTCCTAATAGTGAAAAAGTAATTTCTCCTAAACCTCTTGATTTAAAAATACCTAAAAATATAGTAAAAAAGAAGTGGTAA
- the dnaK_1 gene encoding Heat shock protein 70 — protein sequence MELKKVNEYIKKFENVIENPNTNFKKDEYFVGVDLGTANIVMCVVDKKGIPVGGESYSSSVVKDGIVVDFIGAINIVKKMKESLENKLGIEITKGFTAIPPGVESGSVKAIVNVIESADIEIIKVVDEPTAAAKVLKIKNGAVVDVGGGTTGISILKDGKVIFTADEPTGGTHMSLVLAGNYGITFDEAEKIKKDIKREGEVFQIIRPVVEKMAHIVKGFIQNFDVKDVYVVGGACTFKEFESVFEKELKRKVIKTYKPLLVTPLGIALTGLE from the coding sequence ATGGAGCTAAAAAAAGTAAATGAGTATATAAAAAAATTTGAAAATGTCATAGAAAATCCAAATACAAACTTTAAAAAAGATGAATATTTTGTTGGAGTAGATTTAGGAACAGCAAATATTGTAATGTGTGTAGTGGATAAAAAAGGTATTCCAGTAGGTGGAGAAAGCTATTCCTCATCTGTTGTAAAAGATGGAATAGTAGTAGATTTTATTGGAGCAATCAATATAGTAAAAAAAATGAAAGAAAGTCTTGAAAATAAATTGGGAATTGAAATAACAAAAGGGTTTACAGCTATACCTCCTGGAGTTGAGAGTGGAAGTGTAAAAGCAATAGTAAATGTAATAGAGTCAGCAGATATAGAGATAATTAAAGTGGTAGATGAGCCAACAGCAGCAGCAAAAGTTTTAAAAATAAAAAATGGAGCAGTTGTAGATGTTGGGGGAGGAACTACTGGAATAAGCATTTTGAAAGATGGGAAAGTAATATTTACAGCAGATGAACCTACAGGAGGAACTCATATGTCCCTAGTTCTTGCAGGAAATTATGGAATAACTTTTGATGAGGCAGAGAAAATAAAAAAAGATATAAAAAGGGAGGGGGAAGTTTTTCAAATAATTAGACCAGTAGTTGAAAAAATGGCCCATATAGTTAAAGGATTTATTCAAAATTTTGATGTGAAAGATGTTTATGTAGTAGGTGGAGCATGTACATTTAAAGAATTTGAAAGTGTTTTTGAAAAAGAACTTAAAAGAAAAGTTATTAAAACTTATAAACCTCTTTTAGTAACACCATTAGGAATAGCACTTACAGGTTTAGAGTAA